A genomic window from Paenibacillus antri includes:
- a CDS encoding S-layer homology domain-containing protein: MNDRPAKPGEYNIIEKELQDDGEYEIYVERQDGSDGTVTVKWGAMDESGTSVRDGTLTFGDGETGKYIKVPATTKKVVLTYPTGGSKIDPESEEKLLEDIPDKGASGSAAPAPEDLKANATTDIVTVVNVPAGATVKVYAADGVTELGTATNGGSEVASVPVPIVALTVGTELKVSITEVGKSESEKISVTAVQETTAAPLTNDIQANATTNEVTVANVPAGATVKVYAEDGVTVIGTATNNGGTTGQVTVTLNVDLVNGDKVKVTVKEANKNESTPVTAAATQEPSTAPSANDVQANATTNEVTVANVPAGATVRVYAADGETVIGTATNNGGTTGPVTVTLNTDLVNGDKVKVTITEANKNESTQVTVTATQEPSTVPSANDIQANATTNEVTVANVPAGATVKLYAEDGVTVIGTATNTGGTSGPVTVTLNSDLANGDEVKVTITETNKNESASVTATATQEPSTAPSANDIQANATTNEVMVANVPAGATVKVYAEDGVTVLGTATNTGGTSGPVTVTLSTDLVNGDEVKVTVKETNKNESASVTATAKQDPSTAPSANDIQANATTNEVTVANVPAGATVKVYAVDGLTVIGTAANTGGTPGPVTVTLNTDLANGDEAKVTITEANKNESASVTVTAVQESSTAPSANDVQANATTNEVMVANVPAGATVKVYAEDGVTVIGTATNNGATTGQVTVTLNTDLANGDKVKVTVKEVNKNESTPVMVTAVQEPSTAPSANDVQANATTNEVTVANVPAGATVKVYAADGETVIGTATNTGGTSGPVTLNVDLANGDEVKVAITEANKNESTPVTVTATQESSTAPSANDIQANATTNEVTVANVPAGATVKVYAVDGLTVIGTAANTGGTPGPVTVTLNTDLANGDEAKVTITEANKNESASVTVTAVQESSTAPSANDIQANATTNEVTVANVPAGATVKVYAADGETVIGTATNNGGTTGPVTVTLNVDLANGDEVKVTVKEANKNESTPATVTAVQEPSTAPSANDVQANATTNEVTVANVPAGATVKVYAEDGVTALGTATNTGGTAGPVIVTLSTDLANNDLLKVTLAFPDKNESVPVDIIAFQEKSVWPAGAFVKANATTDQVSVHNIPVGWIVSVYGLNGLPALGTAVQTGGAQDTVTVSVYGLRKYDVIRVTVTQNEKDESDPVEAIATQDQSAAPTADQVRASSSLKQVFVNRVPGGTIASVYDAETMQLLGSNANAESSESMVTVTMAVYEVPSGAKLHVTMTETEKDESNPLTVFADMDPSPDVRREQVTIHPERNEIVVKQVPAGATIVVYDENGNEIYRETNNGMEATDLTVGGFTPAITPGKRVGIAAIHKDYSPSTTLSLTVPLQLGTITADALNGTVTVRDVPAGTTVTVYYAEGRKIGEAENNGTNSGPVVVKLQGNLNDGDILHVTTRAVNGLESDPIEVKASVTDDQALNEAARQLRIEYTEGDTWESVTSSVFLATVGAYNTNVAWTSSKPDVVTIPQTGDSTITTSVHRQAKNESVILTAVLTKNGKQKIRTFLLVIKPVGGTKQEDTGYTRNVEVKDQTDAATSVPVTRINVVYADNSTSKIDKVVLTPDRAAAVVANAGATGNVSTIVIDELPGDEADEVAVELPTTSVEMLADNAFALNVETVYGTISLDAAELSKLNASGTDLFFRLVPIKQETEQEQIRNAVPQQYQMLGRTLEVETNYSGYETKLMIPFLKNGIDPSRIVLNRVKVYIEHSDGEKVIQQGTVVYNANGTPVGIEVTIHKFSTFTIVQDQTTEPTPAPGPKTETVEAAVESGSNSAKISVIRTEKPDGSKKDELTLTRTHAEEAMQRAVDAGMKEVLISIPDKNDHVSETNVTVPLDAAQRLGEANVQLIVDAAGVRAKLPEATLRHAKQDILLRFLPVKDQSKQDEVWERTVANEEVSERANGLVVQRIGRTIRLETNLNQPMTVVVPLADDMTESVIKQLAVFIESNGSAALATGRFVDLGNDRFGIEVEVTGSASFTLIQFAASGKTSSHSAYIQGYPDGEFKPGREVTRAEMAALFARNLGGKGYTFMPGASFYDVSADHWAAQAIEVVKAAGLMIGGPDGNFRPDEMVTRAEMAQMSARLKSMKYESSKRTSDNFADVGEHWAAGAIDAVQTAGVMKGYEDGDFRPNRSLTRAEAVTAINRLFERGPLFGVVTPTWADVPTSHWAFRDIEEASGNHSFTLRPEGGEQKVE, translated from the coding sequence ATGAATGACCGCCCTGCGAAGCCTGGAGAATACAATATCATCGAGAAAGAATTGCAGGACGATGGCGAGTACGAGATTTACGTGGAACGCCAAGACGGAAGCGACGGTACCGTTACAGTAAAGTGGGGTGCAATGGATGAGTCAGGTACCAGCGTCCGAGACGGGACTCTAACGTTCGGGGATGGCGAGACGGGGAAATACATTAAAGTACCGGCGACTACGAAAAAAGTAGTTCTTACATACCCGACGGGAGGATCGAAGATCGATCCTGAGAGCGAAGAGAAACTGCTCGAAGATATTCCTGATAAAGGTGCCAGCGGCAGCGCAGCCCCTGCACCTGAAGATTTGAAAGCCAATGCTACGACGGATATCGTCACGGTTGTGAATGTGCCGGCCGGAGCGACGGTGAAGGTGTACGCGGCAGACGGCGTAACGGAACTCGGTACGGCGACGAACGGCGGGTCCGAGGTTGCAAGCGTTCCGGTGCCGATCGTCGCATTGACGGTCGGCACGGAGCTTAAGGTGTCGATTACCGAAGTGGGTAAGAGCGAAAGCGAGAAAATTTCGGTAACGGCCGTGCAGGAAACGACAGCGGCGCCGTTGACGAACGACATTCAAGCGAACGCAACAACCAACGAGGTAACGGTCGCAAACGTGCCCGCGGGTGCGACGGTGAAGGTGTATGCCGAGGACGGCGTGACGGTCATCGGAACGGCGACGAACAATGGCGGCACGACCGGCCAGGTGACAGTGACATTGAACGTCGATCTGGTGAACGGCGACAAAGTGAAGGTCACGGTCAAGGAAGCGAACAAGAACGAAAGCACGCCGGTAACGGCAGCTGCAACACAAGAACCGTCCACCGCTCCATCGGCGAACGATGTTCAAGCGAACGCGACAACCAACGAAGTGACGGTCGCGAACGTGCCGGCGGGCGCGACGGTGAGGGTGTACGCCGCGGACGGCGAGACGGTCATCGGCACGGCGACGAACAATGGCGGCACGACCGGCCCGGTGACCGTGACGTTGAACACGGACCTTGTGAACGGCGACAAAGTGAAGGTCACGATCACGGAAGCGAACAAGAACGAAAGTACGCAGGTAACGGTGACGGCGACGCAGGAACCATCGACGGTACCGTCCGCGAACGACATTCAAGCGAACGCAACAACCAACGAGGTAACGGTCGCGAACGTGCCTGCGGGTGCGACGGTGAAGTTGTACGCCGAGGACGGCGTGACGGTCATCGGCACGGCGACGAACACAGGCGGTACGTCTGGTCCAGTTACGGTGACATTGAATTCGGACCTCGCGAACGGCGATGAAGTGAAGGTTACGATCACGGAAACAAACAAGAATGAGAGCGCGTCGGTAACCGCGACGGCGACGCAGGAACCATCGACGGCACCGTCCGCGAACGACATTCAAGCGAACGCGACAACCAACGAAGTAATGGTCGCGAACGTGCCTGCGGGGGCGACGGTGAAGGTGTACGCCGAGGACGGCGTGACGGTCCTCGGCACGGCTACGAACACAGGCGGTACGTCTGGTCCAGTAACGGTGACATTGAGTACGGACCTTGTGAACGGCGACGAAGTAAAGGTCACGGTCAAGGAAACAAACAAGAATGAGAGCGCGTCGGTAACCGCGACGGCCAAGCAGGATCCATCGACGGCACCGTCCGCGAACGACATTCAAGCGAACGCAACAACCAACGAGGTAACGGTCGCGAACGTACCAGCAGGCGCGACGGTGAAGGTGTACGCCGTGGACGGCTTGACGGTCATCGGCACAGCTGCGAACACAGGCGGTACGCCCGGCCCGGTAACGGTGACATTGAACACGGACCTCGCGAACGGCGATGAAGCGAAGGTCACGATCACGGAAGCAAACAAGAACGAAAGTGCATCGGTAACGGTAACGGCGGTTCAAGAATCGTCGACCGCACCATCCGCGAACGATGTTCAAGCGAACGCAACAACCAACGAAGTGATGGTCGCGAACGTGCCTGCGGGGGCGACGGTGAAGGTGTATGCCGAAGACGGCGTGACGGTCATCGGCACGGCGACGAACAATGGCGCCACGACCGGCCAGGTAACGGTGACGTTGAACACGGACCTTGCGAACGGCGACAAAGTGAAGGTCACGGTCAAGGAAGTGAACAAGAATGAGAGTACACCGGTGATGGTAACGGCAGTTCAAGAACCGTCCACTGCACCTTCCGCGAACGACGTGCAAGCGAACGCGACAACCAACGAAGTGACGGTCGCGAACGTGCCGGCGGGAGCGACGGTGAAGGTGTACGCCGCGGACGGCGAGACGGTCATCGGCACAGCTACGAACACAGGCGGTACGTCCGGCCCGGTGACGTTAAACGTCGATCTGGCGAACGGCGACGAAGTGAAGGTCGCGATCACGGAAGCGAACAAGAATGAGAGCACGCCGGTAACGGTAACTGCAACGCAAGAATCGTCCACTGCACCGTCCGCGAACGACATTCAAGCGAACGCAACAACCAACGAGGTAACGGTCGCGAACGTACCAGCAGGCGCGACGGTGAAGGTGTACGCCGTGGACGGCTTGACGGTCATCGGCACAGCTGCGAACACAGGCGGTACGCCCGGCCCGGTAACGGTGACATTGAACACGGACCTCGCGAACGGCGATGAAGCGAAGGTCACGATCACGGAAGCAAACAAGAACGAAAGTGCATCGGTAACGGTAACGGCGGTTCAAGAATCGTCGACCGCACCATCCGCGAACGACATTCAAGCGAATGCAACAACGAACGAAGTAACGGTCGCGAACGTGCCTGCGGGCGCGACGGTGAAGGTGTACGCCGCGGACGGCGAGACGGTCATCGGCACGGCGACGAACAATGGCGGCACGACCGGCCCGGTGACGGTGACATTGAACGTGGACCTTGCGAACGGCGATGAAGTGAAGGTCACGGTCAAGGAAGCGAACAAGAATGAGAGTACACCGGCGACGGTTACGGCAGTTCAAGAACCGTCCACTGCACCTTCCGCGAACGACGTGCAAGCGAACGCAACAACCAACGAAGTGACGGTCGCGAACGTGCCGGCGGGAGCGACGGTGAAGGTGTACGCCGAGGACGGCGTGACGGCCCTCGGCACGGCGACGAACACGGGCGGCACGGCTGGTCCAGTAATCGTAACGTTGAGCACGGACCTGGCTAATAATGACCTTCTCAAGGTAACTCTCGCGTTCCCAGACAAGAACGAAAGCGTACCGGTTGACATTATTGCTTTTCAAGAGAAGAGCGTATGGCCGGCGGGAGCGTTTGTCAAAGCGAATGCAACAACGGATCAAGTATCTGTACATAACATCCCTGTGGGTTGGATCGTCTCGGTATACGGACTGAACGGGTTGCCTGCATTAGGTACGGCGGTTCAGACCGGCGGAGCGCAGGATACTGTAACGGTGTCCGTCTATGGTTTGAGGAAATACGATGTCATTCGAGTGACGGTGACTCAGAACGAGAAAGACGAAAGCGATCCGGTAGAGGCGATTGCGACGCAGGATCAGAGCGCGGCACCGACAGCGGATCAGGTGCGGGCGAGCTCCTCGCTGAAGCAAGTTTTCGTTAACCGAGTGCCCGGCGGTACGATCGCGAGCGTTTACGATGCGGAGACCATGCAATTGCTCGGCTCTAACGCGAACGCGGAATCATCGGAATCCATGGTGACGGTAACGATGGCGGTATACGAAGTTCCTTCCGGCGCGAAGCTGCACGTTACAATGACGGAAACGGAGAAAGACGAGAGCAATCCGCTGACGGTATTCGCGGATATGGATCCAAGTCCAGACGTTCGCCGCGAGCAGGTAACGATTCACCCGGAACGTAACGAAATCGTCGTGAAACAGGTTCCTGCAGGCGCCACCATTGTAGTTTACGATGAGAATGGTAACGAAATCTACCGCGAGACGAACAATGGTATGGAAGCGACGGACCTCACCGTCGGAGGATTCACCCCGGCGATTACGCCGGGCAAGCGGGTCGGCATCGCTGCGATTCACAAAGACTACAGCCCTAGCACCACACTGTCGTTGACCGTTCCGTTACAACTTGGTACCATAACGGCGGACGCATTAAACGGCACGGTAACGGTTCGGGACGTTCCGGCAGGAACGACGGTTACGGTATACTATGCTGAAGGTCGGAAGATCGGCGAAGCGGAAAATAACGGCACCAATTCCGGTCCAGTTGTGGTAAAACTCCAAGGGAACTTAAACGATGGAGATATCCTGCATGTGACGACGCGAGCAGTCAACGGACTGGAAAGCGATCCGATCGAGGTGAAGGCATCGGTTACAGACGATCAGGCGCTTAACGAAGCAGCTAGACAGCTGCGGATCGAATACACCGAGGGAGATACGTGGGAGAGCGTGACCTCATCCGTATTCCTTGCAACGGTTGGCGCCTACAATACGAATGTAGCTTGGACAAGCAGCAAACCGGACGTCGTTACGATTCCTCAGACTGGCGACAGTACGATTACGACGAGCGTCCATCGACAAGCGAAGAACGAGAGCGTCATCTTGACGGCCGTTCTCACGAAGAACGGGAAGCAGAAGATCCGCACGTTCCTGCTCGTCATAAAACCTGTCGGCGGGACGAAGCAAGAGGACACGGGGTATACGCGAAACGTTGAAGTCAAGGACCAAACGGATGCAGCTACGAGCGTTCCGGTCACGCGGATCAACGTCGTGTACGCCGACAACTCGACATCAAAGATCGACAAGGTGGTTCTGACGCCGGATCGCGCAGCAGCCGTCGTCGCCAACGCAGGCGCTACGGGTAACGTATCGACGATCGTCATTGATGAATTGCCTGGAGACGAGGCTGACGAAGTGGCGGTGGAATTGCCGACCACGTCGGTGGAAATGCTCGCGGATAACGCGTTTGCGTTAAACGTGGAGACGGTGTACGGGACTATTAGCTTAGATGCGGCGGAACTGAGCAAGCTGAACGCGAGCGGTACGGATCTGTTCTTCCGACTCGTTCCGATTAAACAGGAGACGGAGCAGGAACAGATTCGAAATGCAGTACCTCAGCAATACCAGATGTTGGGTCGTACGTTGGAAGTGGAAACGAACTATAGCGGTTACGAAACCAAGCTCATGATTCCGTTCCTTAAGAACGGCATCGATCCGAGCCGAATTGTATTAAACCGAGTGAAGGTATACATCGAACATAGCGACGGCGAAAAGGTCATTCAACAAGGTACGGTCGTGTACAACGCGAACGGCACTCCGGTCGGCATCGAGGTTACGATTCATAAGTTCAGTACTTTCACGATCGTACAAGACCAGACAACGGAACCGACGCCAGCGCCGGGGCCAAAGACGGAGACGGTGGAAGCAGCCGTCGAGTCCGGCAGCAATTCGGCGAAGATCTCTGTCATTCGGACGGAGAAGCCGGACGGCAGCAAGAAGGACGAGTTGACACTTACGAGAACGCATGCGGAAGAGGCCATGCAACGGGCGGTCGACGCAGGCATGAAGGAAGTGTTGATCTCGATTCCGGATAAGAACGATCATGTGTCGGAGACGAACGTAACGGTACCGCTTGATGCGGCACAACGATTGGGCGAAGCGAACGTTCAGCTGATCGTGGACGCGGCGGGCGTTCGCGCTAAGCTTCCAGAGGCAACGTTGCGTCACGCAAAACAAGATATTCTGCTGCGATTCTTACCGGTGAAAGATCAAAGCAAACAAGATGAGGTATGGGAACGAACGGTCGCAAACGAGGAAGTATCTGAGCGAGCGAACGGACTAGTCGTCCAACGGATCGGGCGGACGATTCGACTGGAAACCAACCTGAATCAACCGATGACGGTTGTGGTGCCGCTTGCGGATGATATGACGGAGAGCGTCATTAAGCAACTGGCGGTGTTTATTGAGAGCAATGGCTCCGCAGCATTGGCAACCGGGCGATTCGTGGATTTGGGCAACGATCGCTTCGGGATTGAGGTTGAAGTTACAGGCAGTGCATCTTTCACGCTGATCCAGTTCGCCGCTTCAGGCAAGACAAGCTCGCACTCTGCGTACATTCAAGGGTACCCGGATGGGGAGTTTAAACCGGGCCGCGAAGTAACGCGAGCGGAAATGGCAGCACTATTTGCGCGCAACTTAGGCGGCAAAGGCTATACATTTATGCCGGGCGCATCCTTCTACGACGTGTCGGCGGATCACTGGGCCGCGCAAGCGATCGAAGTCGTGAAGGCTGCCGGTCTCATGATCGGGGGCCCCGATGGCAATTTCCGTCCGGATGAGATGGTAACGCGCGCGGAGATGGCGCAGATGAGCGCACGATTAAAGAGCATGAAGTATGAGTCCTCGAAACGGACATCGGACAACTTCGCAGACGTTGGCGAGCATTGGGCGGCCGGGGCAATCGATGCGGTTCAAACCGCTGGTGTTATGAAGGGCTACGAGGACGGCGACTTCCGACCGAACCGTTCTTTAACCAGAGCGGAAGCCGTAACGGCAATCAACCGATTGTTCGAGCGCGGTCCGTTGTTCGGCGTTGTAACGCCGACTTGGGCGGATGTCCCGACTAGTCATTGGGCGTTCCGAGACATCGAGGAGGCAAGCGGAAACCATAGCTTCACGCTTCGCCCCGAGGGCGGAGAACAGAAAGTAGAATAA
- a CDS encoding ABC transporter permease, translated as MFAILKVQLQQMKRNPATMLLMIVMTVLFTVAMGANAVTSVPVYAFHDPALSADDAEAWLERLNRSETFEFALTPEAEAKERVTEGKAEFALRLLPDDYRIVAAVDDSANLQALAHYVRTVYEEELTIRAAEASSGGASIRGELEERLAAPALRVASSEVATEEDFKYDARVQALFGFALFFSIFTVAYSVNALLEEKKSGVWDRVILSPVSKTSMYIGHLVNSFIAGYAQIAIVFVLFRYVFGFPVGDSFATLLLLIGVYTFAVVALGLLLAGLVQTPQQMAVLIPIVAVSSAMIGGAYWPIEIVTNPALLALAKVIPVTYGMEALKGVAYHGYTWSELLRPVSYLLLIGVACMGVGINLIERRGRG; from the coding sequence ATGTTTGCCATATTGAAGGTGCAGCTTCAACAGATGAAGCGAAACCCCGCCACGATGCTGTTAATGATCGTCATGACCGTTCTGTTTACGGTGGCGATGGGGGCGAACGCGGTTACCAGCGTGCCCGTGTATGCGTTCCATGATCCGGCGCTGTCGGCCGACGACGCCGAAGCTTGGCTCGAGCGGCTGAACCGGTCGGAGACGTTCGAGTTCGCGCTCACGCCTGAGGCGGAAGCGAAGGAGCGCGTCACCGAAGGGAAGGCCGAATTCGCTCTGCGGCTGCTGCCGGACGATTATCGGATCGTGGCGGCCGTCGACGACAGCGCTAACCTCCAGGCGCTAGCTCATTACGTTCGGACGGTGTACGAGGAGGAGCTGACGATTCGCGCGGCGGAGGCGTCGTCGGGCGGCGCGTCGATTCGCGGCGAGCTCGAGGAGCGCTTGGCCGCCCCGGCGCTGCGCGTCGCGTCGTCGGAGGTGGCGACGGAAGAAGATTTCAAGTACGACGCGAGGGTGCAAGCGCTGTTCGGATTCGCCTTGTTCTTCTCGATTTTCACGGTGGCTTACTCGGTCAACGCGCTGCTCGAGGAGAAGAAAAGCGGCGTCTGGGACCGCGTCATCCTGTCGCCGGTGTCCAAGACGTCGATGTACATCGGTCATCTCGTCAACAGCTTCATCGCCGGGTACGCGCAGATCGCCATCGTGTTCGTCTTGTTCCGCTACGTCTTCGGCTTCCCGGTCGGTGACAGCTTCGCCACGCTGCTTCTCTTGATCGGCGTCTACACGTTCGCGGTCGTGGCGCTCGGCCTGCTGCTCGCGGGCTTGGTGCAGACGCCGCAGCAGATGGCGGTGCTCATCCCGATCGTCGCGGTGAGCTCGGCGATGATCGGCGGCGCGTATTGGCCGATCGAGATCGTGACCAACCCGGCGCTGCTCGCCTTGGCCAAGGTCATCCCGGTCACGTACGGGATGGAGGCGCTCAAGGGCGTCGCTTACCACGGATACACGTGGTCGGAGCTGCTGCGGCCGGTGTCGTATTTGCTGCTGATCGGCGTCGCGTGCATGGGCGTCGGCATTAATCTGATCGAGCGCCGCGGGCGCGGGTAA